The following proteins are co-located in the Gloeocapsa sp. PCC 7428 genome:
- a CDS encoding type I polyketide synthase: MDITANPEEIAIIGISGRFPKAKNIAEFWQNLCDGVEAISQFSDEELVAAGVELSLLNNPNYIKAGAVLEDIDLFDAGFFGFNPKEVEMTDPQHRLFLECAWEALENAGYDAQRCESRIGVYAGASLNNYLTFNLNSDQIGSAYSFQKLIGNDKDFLSTRVSYKLNLTGPSLTIQTACSTSLVATALACQSLLNYQCDMALAGGASIRVPQKTGYLHQEGGILSPDGHCRAFDAKARGTIIGNGVGVVLLKRLSEAIADGDYIYAVIKGSAINNDGSGKVGYTAPSVNGQAEAIAEAIALADIEPETITYIETHGTGTALGDPIEISALTNVFRAETEKKGFCAIGSIKTNIGHLDAAAGVTGLIKTTLALKHKLIPPSLNFEEPNPEIDFANSPFYVNTKLTQWNATSTPRRAGVSSLGIGGTNAHVILEEAPSLREQESRRAGEPVRCKASLRCSNWREQERNYQLLVLSAKTDSALETATKNLAQHLTQHPELKLADVAYTLQVGRGVFNYRRAVICQNTQEAIKALETIDPQQVLTHFEESTQRSITFMFPGQGAQYVNMGRELYQIPTFREQVERCCLLLEPHLGLDLHSVIYPQESEKQTAAEQLKQTQFAQPALFVIEYALAQLWMSWGISPQAMIGHSIGEYVAATLAGVMSLEDALTLVAVRGRLMQQMSTGVMLSVSASAAEVETFLNEDLALAACNAPSLCVVSGSYDAVDKIAQKLTAKGIEYRRLHTSHAFHSHMMEPMLKPFMAELKKVQLNPPQIKFISNLTGTWITADEAISPDYWAQHLRQTVQFSSGLSVLLEESEQLRCAPGDRILLEVGPGRTLCTLVKQHAQQAAGQVVLPSLRHPQEEKSDVNFLLDILGRLWLAGVEINWSGFYTHEQRYRVPLPTYPFERQRYWIEPEIQTQVFDKGESKQGKKPNLTDWFYIPSWKRVPLVKTKDITSHCSLIFIDEYGVGSELVQHLQQLGQEIITVKVGEKFHQLDRNTYAINPNQADDYYKLLLQLREQGKTLKTITHLWSLTQSQILSWEATQNLGFYSLVYLAQAIVQQQISDTIELLVIANYLYDITGNEKLYPEKATILGACKVIPQEYPNIRCRLADILLPTSTSEDIIKQLLAELTAESEDLIIAYRNNYRWVQTFESVALESATEDKIRLRTDGVYLITGGMGGMGLTFAEYLAKTVQAKLILLGRSLPSDNEKIKQLEALGAEVLVVAADVTNEEQMQSAIAQSLERFGTIHGVIHAAGIAGAGMVQLKTPEIAEKVFAPKVQGTITLNNILKNINLDFLVLCSSLSAIQGGFGQVDYCAANIFLDAFAHWNTTRNNQFTIAINWNTWQQVGMAVNTDVPDEIKNWREESLKNAILPAEGVEVFSRILANSLPQVIVSTQDLQVGLEQLHQLVLSLSLAQKPINSCQVSASRHSRTLQESTYVEPRNEIEQTIANIWKELIGIEKVGVHDNFFELGGHSLLAVQTISRLREAFQVELPLRTLLFDAPTVSELAHVIVEKQPQSEELDEIANLLAEVENLSFEELQQQLVHESPVS, translated from the coding sequence ATGGATATCACTGCTAATCCTGAAGAAATTGCCATTATTGGTATATCAGGGCGTTTTCCTAAAGCTAAGAATATTGCAGAGTTCTGGCAAAATTTATGTGATGGAGTTGAGGCAATCTCTCAATTCAGCGATGAAGAATTAGTTGCTGCTGGGGTAGAGCTATCATTGCTAAATAATCCTAACTATATAAAAGCGGGTGCAGTATTAGAAGATATAGATTTATTTGATGCTGGTTTCTTTGGCTTTAACCCTAAAGAAGTAGAAATGACTGATCCGCAACATCGGTTATTTTTAGAATGTGCCTGGGAAGCTTTAGAAAATGCTGGCTATGATGCGCAAAGATGCGAAAGCCGAATTGGGGTTTATGCTGGTGCTAGTTTAAATAATTATTTAACTTTTAATTTAAATAGCGATCAAATTGGTTCAGCCTATAGTTTCCAAAAACTTATTGGAAATGATAAAGATTTTTTGTCTACTCGCGTTTCCTACAAGTTAAATTTGACTGGACCAAGTCTCACTATACAAACGGCTTGTTCGACTTCCTTGGTGGCAACTGCTTTAGCTTGCCAAAGCTTACTCAATTATCAATGCGATATGGCTTTGGCTGGTGGGGCTTCGATTCGTGTACCCCAAAAAACAGGGTATTTACATCAAGAAGGGGGTATATTATCACCTGATGGTCATTGTCGCGCCTTTGATGCCAAAGCAAGAGGGACAATTATTGGTAATGGCGTGGGAGTGGTGCTATTAAAGCGATTATCAGAAGCGATCGCAGATGGCGACTATATATATGCTGTGATTAAAGGTAGTGCCATCAATAACGATGGTTCTGGTAAGGTGGGCTACACGGCACCCAGCGTCAACGGACAAGCAGAAGCGATCGCCGAAGCAATAGCCCTAGCTGATATTGAACCTGAAACAATCACCTATATTGAAACTCATGGAACAGGAACCGCTTTAGGCGATCCCATCGAAATCTCTGCGTTGACAAATGTTTTTCGGGCTGAGACAGAGAAAAAAGGTTTCTGTGCAATCGGTTCTATCAAAACAAATATTGGACATTTAGACGCTGCTGCTGGAGTTACTGGTTTAATTAAAACGACCTTGGCTTTAAAACATAAGTTGATTCCTCCCAGCTTAAATTTTGAGGAGCCTAACCCAGAAATTGATTTTGCTAATAGTCCTTTCTATGTCAATACCAAGCTGACCCAATGGAATGCAACTTCTACACCACGTCGCGCGGGAGTGAGTTCTCTAGGTATTGGAGGAACTAATGCTCATGTCATTCTAGAAGAAGCTCCTTCTTTAAGAGAGCAGGAGAGCAGAAGAGCAGGGGAACCAGTGCGGTGCAAAGCTTCCCTCCGTTGTAGCAACTGGCGTGAGCAGGAGAGAAATTATCAGTTGCTGGTACTTTCGGCTAAGACGGATTCGGCTTTAGAAACTGCTACTAAAAATTTGGCTCAACATCTTACACAGCATCCTGAGTTGAAGTTGGCAGATGTAGCTTATACATTGCAGGTAGGACGTGGAGTCTTCAATTATCGCCGTGCGGTGATTTGCCAAAATACCCAAGAAGCAATAAAAGCATTAGAAACTATAGATCCTCAACAGGTATTAACTCACTTTGAGGAATCAACGCAACGCTCTATTACCTTTATGTTTCCTGGACAGGGCGCACAGTATGTAAATATGGGGCGGGAACTGTATCAGATTCCAACATTCCGCGAACAGGTAGAGCGTTGTTGTCTACTACTCGAACCACATTTAGGCTTAGATTTACATTCAGTTATCTATCCACAAGAATCTGAAAAACAAACAGCAGCAGAACAACTCAAGCAAACGCAGTTTGCACAACCAGCATTGTTTGTAATTGAGTATGCTTTGGCTCAACTGTGGATGTCTTGGGGTATTTCTCCACAAGCGATGATTGGTCACAGTATTGGAGAATATGTAGCCGCAACTCTTGCTGGTGTGATGAGTTTGGAAGATGCGTTAACTTTGGTTGCTGTGCGTGGGCGACTAATGCAGCAAATGTCAACAGGTGTAATGCTTTCTGTTTCCGCATCAGCAGCAGAGGTTGAAACTTTTCTCAACGAAGATTTAGCTTTAGCTGCTTGTAATGCACCTTCCTTATGTGTAGTTTCAGGAAGTTATGACGCAGTAGACAAGATTGCCCAAAAGCTTACAGCCAAAGGGATAGAATATCGTCGTTTGCATACTTCCCATGCTTTTCACTCGCACATGATGGAACCGATGTTAAAACCATTCATGGCGGAATTGAAAAAAGTACAACTCAATCCTCCTCAAATTAAATTTATTTCTAATTTGACGGGTACTTGGATTACAGCAGACGAAGCAATATCTCCAGATTATTGGGCGCAGCATTTACGTCAAACAGTACAGTTTTCATCTGGTCTATCAGTCTTGTTGGAGGAAAGCGAACAGCTACGCTGCGCCCCAGGCGATCGCATACTTTTAGAAGTTGGACCAGGGCGTACTTTGTGTACTCTCGTCAAACAACACGCTCAACAAGCAGCAGGACAAGTTGTCTTACCTTCTTTACGTCATCCCCAAGAAGAAAAATCAGATGTTAATTTCTTGCTTGACATTTTAGGGCGATTGTGGTTAGCAGGAGTTGAGATAAATTGGTCTGGTTTTTATACTCACGAACAACGTTATCGTGTACCTTTACCGACTTATCCCTTTGAACGTCAGCGTTACTGGATTGAGCCAGAAATACAAACTCAAGTATTTGATAAAGGTGAAAGCAAGCAAGGTAAAAAACCTAATCTTACTGATTGGTTTTATATCCCATCTTGGAAACGAGTTCCTCTCGTCAAAACAAAAGATATTACCTCTCATTGTTCTCTAATTTTTATAGACGAATATGGCGTAGGCTCAGAACTTGTTCAACACTTACAACAACTTGGACAGGAGATAATTACTGTCAAAGTAGGAGAAAAATTTCATCAACTTGACCGCAATACATACGCGATAAATCCCAATCAAGCAGATGATTATTATAAATTGCTGCTCCAGTTAAGAGAACAAGGTAAAACTCTCAAAACAATTACCCATCTGTGGAGCCTTACCCAATCACAAATTTTATCTTGGGAAGCGACTCAAAATCTAGGGTTCTACAGTCTTGTTTACCTAGCACAAGCGATTGTACAACAGCAGATAAGCGATACGATTGAACTTTTAGTGATTGCTAATTATCTGTACGACATTACGGGAAATGAAAAATTATATCCTGAAAAAGCAACTATATTGGGTGCGTGCAAAGTCATTCCTCAAGAATATCCAAATATCAGATGTCGTCTGGCTGATATTTTACTGCCCACATCAACAAGCGAAGATATCATAAAACAATTATTGGCAGAATTAACAGCAGAATCAGAAGATTTAATAATTGCCTACCGTAATAATTACCGTTGGGTACAAACATTTGAATCTGTTGCATTAGAATCAGCTACCGAAGACAAAATCCGGTTACGAACAGACGGAGTTTACCTAATTACAGGTGGTATGGGAGGTATGGGTTTAACCTTCGCTGAATACCTAGCCAAAACCGTACAAGCCAAATTGATTTTATTAGGGCGTTCTCTGCCATCTGACAATGAAAAAATAAAACAATTAGAAGCATTAGGCGCAGAAGTATTGGTAGTGGCTGCTGATGTAACAAATGAGGAACAAATGCAGAGTGCGATCGCGCAATCTTTAGAACGTTTTGGTACAATTCACGGTGTTATCCATGCTGCTGGTATTGCTGGTGCTGGGATGGTTCAACTTAAAACACCAGAAATTGCCGAAAAAGTTTTTGCACCCAAAGTTCAAGGAACAATAACTCTTAATAATATTCTCAAAAACATCAACTTAGACTTTTTAGTTCTTTGTTCATCCTTAAGTGCAATTCAAGGAGGATTTGGACAGGTAGACTATTGTGCTGCTAATATTTTCTTAGATGCTTTTGCTCATTGGAATACAACAAGAAATAACCAATTTACAATTGCAATTAACTGGAACACTTGGCAACAAGTTGGGATGGCAGTTAATACTGATGTTCCTGATGAAATTAAAAATTGGCGTGAAGAAAGTTTAAAAAATGCTATTCTCCCAGCAGAAGGAGTAGAAGTTTTTAGCCGCATTTTAGCTAACTCCCTACCTCAAGTTATAGTTTCCACCCAAGATCTACAAGTAGGACTTGAGCAACTTCACCAATTAGTTTTATCTTTATCTCTTGCTCAAAAACCAATAAATTCTTGCCAAGTATCTGCTAGCAGACATTCGCGCACTCTCCAAGAAAGTACTTATGTAGAACCTCGTAACGAAATTGAACAAACTATTGCCAATATATGGAAAGAACTCATCGGAATTGAAAAAGTAGGAGTTCATGACAACTTCTTTGAATTAGGAGGACATTCTCTCCTAGCAGTTCAAACTATTTCTCGCCTCAGAGAAGCCTTTCAAGTCGAGTTACCACTGCGTACTCTTCTATTTGATGCGCCTACAGTTAGCGAATTAGCTCATGTCATTGTCGAGAAACAACCCCAATCAGAAGAACTTGATGAAATCGCAAACCTCTTAGCAGAAGTAGAAAATCTCTCCTTTGAAGAACTCCAACAACAACTAGTCCACGAATCACCCGTTAGTTAA
- a CDS encoding LLM class flavin-dependent oxidoreductase: MEFSILYFSGDGSTIESDKYQLLLETAKLADKHGFSAVWTPERHFHPFGGLYPNPSVISAALAMVTEKIQLRSGSIVMPLQHPVRVAEEWAVVDNLSGGRVGLSFAPGWHADDFLLRPENYAERKEVMWRDIKIMQKLWQGEEIEFINGSGNKVQIQTFPRPIQSQLPIWITCQADATFIGAAKIGANVLTSLLYATIDDLAQQISLYRLTLAQSGHDPKSCKVSLMMHTYIGDNEQLVKQQVKQPFCDYLRTHFGLVENLAKRINFQFNPENFTEEDRQQLLEFAFERYFQQGRVLIGTLESCRQTITRLKEIGVDEIACLVDFGLDFKTVLTSLNKLIDFKQNYQLRRDTRKYSNLSLFG, encoded by the coding sequence ATGGAATTTAGCATTTTATACTTTTCCGGCGATGGCTCAACAATCGAATCAGATAAATATCAACTGTTACTAGAAACAGCTAAACTCGCTGATAAACATGGATTTTCAGCAGTATGGACTCCCGAACGCCATTTTCATCCTTTTGGGGGTTTGTATCCAAATCCTTCGGTAATTAGTGCAGCCTTAGCAATGGTGACAGAGAAAATTCAACTCAGATCAGGTAGTATTGTGATGCCATTACAACATCCTGTTAGAGTAGCTGAGGAATGGGCAGTAGTTGATAACTTATCTGGTGGTAGAGTAGGACTTTCTTTTGCACCTGGTTGGCACGCTGATGATTTTTTATTACGTCCAGAAAATTACGCTGAACGTAAAGAAGTTATGTGGCGTGACATCAAGATTATGCAAAAACTTTGGCAAGGTGAAGAAATTGAATTTATTAATGGTTCAGGAAATAAAGTTCAGATACAAACATTTCCTCGACCGATACAATCTCAACTACCAATCTGGATTACTTGCCAAGCTGACGCTACATTTATTGGCGCAGCTAAGATAGGAGCTAATGTTTTAACTTCTTTGTTGTATGCGACCATTGATGATTTAGCACAACAAATATCTCTTTATCGGCTTACTTTGGCTCAATCTGGTCACGATCCAAAAAGTTGCAAAGTTTCTTTAATGATGCACACTTATATAGGAGATAATGAACAATTAGTTAAGCAACAAGTAAAGCAGCCTTTTTGTGATTATCTTAGAACTCATTTTGGTTTAGTTGAAAACTTAGCTAAACGCATCAATTTTCAATTCAATCCTGAAAATTTTACAGAAGAAGACCGACAACAGCTTTTAGAATTTGCCTTTGAGCGATATTTTCAACAAGGTAGAGTTTTGATCGGTACGCTAGAAAGTTGCCGTCAAACAATTACACGTCTTAAAGAGATAGGAGTAGATGAAATAGCTTGTCTTGTCGATTTTGGTCTAGATTTTAAGACCGTGTTAACAAGCTTGAATAAATTAATAGATTTTAAGCAAAACTATCAGCTAAGAAGAGACACAAGGAAATATTCAAATCTCAGCTTATTTGGGTGA
- a CDS encoding condensation domain-containing protein, with protein MVKDINARIAALSPEQRALFEMRLKQKGLNYAKTQSIFKRKDTNSLPLSFNQQMLWFLHQLAPESPVYNIPVAILLEGQLNVKALKQSLNQIRQRHEVLQTCFQILEGQPVQERVADFILELPIIDLQEFAESKQQELVQELAQQESQYPFDISREPLLRVKLLRLCETKYVMLFTMHHIVSDAWSRGVIIRELAALYKAICFNQPSPLAELPIQYADFAAWQREWLQGEVLESQLSYWKKQLAGKLPVINLPTDKPRPDVQTFQGARRSRILPESLTKELKSFSQQQEVTLFTTLLAGFYILTSWYSQQEDIIIGTDVANRTWAETEALIGFFINQLVLRTKVSNNSNFQEFLMQVREVTLGAYSHQSLPFSKLVEVINPDRDLSRNPIFQVKFVLQNTPIPPLEIVGLTITVLDDVDNGTVPLDLLLDMIETDKGMVAILKYNTNLFNINTIDNMLKNFMQVLTIIIQNPNSTILEIKNNLTDFSHKENETYKNQRKASEYQSLKKIKRKEVFL; from the coding sequence ATGGTGAAAGATATAAATGCAAGAATTGCCGCCTTATCTCCAGAACAACGAGCATTGTTTGAAATGCGGCTTAAACAGAAGGGTTTAAATTATGCCAAAACTCAATCAATATTTAAAAGAAAAGATACTAATTCATTGCCCTTGTCGTTTAACCAGCAAATGCTCTGGTTTCTTCACCAATTAGCCCCAGAAAGCCCCGTCTACAATATTCCGGTTGCTATTTTATTAGAGGGCCAACTCAATGTAAAAGCACTGAAGCAAAGTCTTAATCAAATTCGACAACGGCATGAAGTTTTGCAAACGTGTTTTCAGATACTAGAGGGGCAACCTGTGCAAGAGAGAGTTGCCGATTTTATCTTAGAGTTGCCTATCATTGATTTACAAGAATTTGCTGAAAGTAAACAGCAAGAATTGGTACAAGAATTAGCACAACAAGAATCTCAATATCCTTTCGATATATCGCGGGAACCATTGCTAAGAGTCAAGCTATTGCGGTTGTGTGAGACTAAATATGTCATGTTATTTACAATGCACCATATTGTTTCTGATGCGTGGTCTCGCGGCGTAATTATTCGAGAATTAGCGGCTTTGTATAAAGCTATTTGTTTTAATCAGCCGTCTCCCTTAGCGGAATTACCTATTCAATATGCAGACTTTGCTGCATGGCAAAGAGAATGGCTACAGGGAGAAGTTTTAGAGTCGCAGCTTTCTTATTGGAAAAAGCAACTAGCGGGTAAGCTTCCGGTAATTAATTTACCTACAGATAAACCCAGACCAGACGTGCAGACTTTTCAAGGTGCTAGGCGATCGCGCATCTTACCAGAATCTTTAACTAAAGAGCTAAAGTCTTTTAGTCAACAGCAAGAAGTAACACTATTTACGACATTATTAGCTGGATTTTATATCTTAACTAGCTGGTATTCTCAACAAGAAGATATTATTATTGGTACAGATGTCGCGAATCGTACATGGGCTGAAACTGAGGCATTAATTGGCTTTTTTATTAACCAATTAGTACTAAGAACAAAGGTATCAAACAACTCTAATTTTCAAGAATTTCTTATGCAGGTGCGGGAAGTAACATTAGGTGCTTACTCTCATCAATCTCTGCCTTTTAGTAAGTTAGTAGAAGTTATTAACCCCGATCGCGATCTCAGCCGTAACCCAATATTTCAAGTTAAATTTGTCCTGCAAAATACCCCGATTCCACCTTTGGAAATCGTGGGGTTGACTATCACTGTTTTAGATGATGTTGATAACGGTACTGTTCCTCTTGATTTGTTGTTAGACATGATAGAAACAGATAAAGGGATGGTGGCTATATTGAAATATAATACAAATCTATTTAATATAAACACTATTGATAATATGTTAAAAAATTTCATGCAAGTTTTAACTATTATAATTCAGAATCCCAACTCTACAATATTAGAAATAAAAAACAATTTAACTGATTTCAGTCATAAAGAGAATGAGACTTATAAAAATCAGCGTAAAGCATCTGAATATCAGAGCTTAAAGAAAATTAAAAGAAAAGAAGTGTTTTTATAA